In Carassius auratus strain Wakin chromosome 36, ASM336829v1, whole genome shotgun sequence, the following are encoded in one genomic region:
- the agtrap gene encoding type-1 angiotensin II receptor-associated protein isoform X2, translated as MEIPAINLKAIVLAHWLLTLWACSFPWLPTSYALGNMSVLAVGVWAIAQRDSIDAVLMFLIGLAVTILTDIVHFGLYYAIAERGKTDLFRFCGGMAILNLLLKPVSCFFVYQMYRERGGEYNVNFDLETSVDSRCTTDSADSTLLSRRY; from the exons ATGGAAATACCAGCCATAAATCTCAAG GCCATCGTGTTGGCTCACTGGTTACTGACACTCTG GGCATGTTCGTTTCCCTGGCTTCCTACTTCTTATGCGTTGGGGAACATGAGTGTTCTTGCAGTGGGAGTGTGGGCCATTGCACAAAGAGACTCCATAGATGCTGTATTAATG TTCTTGATTGGCTTGGCAGTGACCATCCTGACTGATATTGTTCATTTTGGGCTGTACTATGCGATTGCTGAAAGGGGAAAAACTGACTTGTTCCGCTTTTGTGGGGGCATGGCTATCCTGAACCTGCTGCTCAAACCTGTTTCCTGTTTCTTTGTCTACCAAATGTACCGTGAGCGAGGTGGCGAATACAATGTCAACTTTG ACCTGGAAACCTCCGTGGACAGTCGCTGCACCACAGATAGTGCTGATAGCACACTGCTCAGCCGTCGCTACTGA